tgtatatatatatatatatatatatatattcccctATAATCTCATCTCCACCTAATAACCAATCCAATAATTGATTCCATGCATGAAGCTCGGGATGAAGTTAGAATATGTCAAGCCGTCGAGAGCAGCAGATTGGCCCAATGAGATTATGAGCAGTTGACCACTCTTTCCAATGTCCAGAGACAGCAATTCGCGGGCTCAGTCTCGACGGGCCTCAAATGAATTGGGCCTAGCTAAAAGACGGCTGATCCAGCCCAGCGCATTAGCTTTTACGTCGAAATCAAATTACGCTTCCATCCTCAATATTATGGAATGCTTGGGGTGCGGTGATTACTGGATCTTTTAATTCATAGGGTAATTGTCCCTCTGACGTTTGAAGAACAATAATACTACTCATTATAAAATAAGAAAGGACCAACATAAAGTTTTGATTGATTTAATGCGCCAAGCAGAAGATGGCGTTACGTTAGAATATATGAATTATTGACGTGATGAACTGATTGTCtgaaagaaataataaagagaaaaatattattCAGAGGCTTTGCCCTCTTGTTGGGATGGGCACTCCAAACCTTCAAAACCAAAGGCATTCAACAATAATTTTAAGTCCTTTCATGGCTAGGTTTTCTGGCCCACAATCACATTTGTGGTTCTATATTTGATTGTCGTAATTTAGGCCCTAACATATGATTTTCAGCCCGTTGAATTCACTTTTAAGCCATTTAATCCCAGTAGTCCTAGCTTCCCATTAAAACTTAATTTTGTTATAATTTCATGTTACGTTGATGTGGTGTatcaaaattaatataatattatgaattCTTATTTGATCCACAATTAttgcattttaaaattttgaatagcAAAttagtttctctcttttttttaaattacctATCAATATCAACGTATTTTTTGGTTGGACCCACGCATGCAGTTGATTGGTTTTATCAAAGAGTCCGCTGAATTCTTGTTTGTCcaatttttcttgaaaataaCTTGTGTAGCCTTGAAATGTCCGCCACATGGTTATCCCTAATTTAATATCAAACGAACATACGCCACATCATATTGTTCCCACTTCTATGGTCCTTATGAACTGAATTATCAAGAAAGTCATGACGCACGAATAAATATAAAGAAAgcgaaaaaacaaaagaagacaaTTTGCCCTTTCATCTCTGATGAATGAAAATCATGCATCTAGCAAGCTTTGTGACCACACACGGtcacaaacaataaaaaataataaaaaaaagataaaaaaataataatgggagatatgtctatatatacaaATTTTTCATAGGcagctatatatataggtatatgCTACATATGCATGGTCCCGATTTAGTACTCTTAGGTCGAGATGGACAGGCAGACAGCGCATATGTATACATGCACTTGTTTTCCTTGATAATAATAGCGAATGCCAACATGTCCACTCATTTAAATTTTGTGCAAGAATATCACAAATGTTTATCCATATAATGttaattagatatatatattttaattatataatcACGTCAGCTACTAAACCCACGCCCATTGTTTTCCCAGACAACGTTAATAATTCACATGCAAGGCATGCTAACCGTTGTAACTATAATGCAAGCTCGCACCTGGCCACTTGATGTTCCACTGTATTGTTTTGCGCTCACTCTGTTGAGGTGATGTACAAATAGCATTACATATTTGCATACGCGCGCACACACATATAGAAAGACTTTGGTGTGGGAGTGTGACATCCATCTAACCCCAATCGTTTAGTGTAAATGTGGTACCCATACATGATGGGGCTTGTGCATAAATAATGTTAGATGGATcatgcactttaaataaagtgcgggATTCTACATCGGATAatcccttatatatatatatatattattaagggGTGATTTGTATAATCGTGTTTTcttaaaaatcattcaaatgaaGTATTAGAATATTTAATTAGTCCATTTACTTTGAAATTTCGATTACTATCATTACTTTACTGTATTCACGACATTtatgatatattttatttgtctgTATCTATTTCTTCTCCAACAATCCAGCCTCTGGTTACTTTGGGTACAAGTGAAATCAAGTTCTGATTATCCttaaagaaggggaaaaaaggagTCATGGGTAGTAACGAGATACATGGAAAGATTGAAACACTTGATAAACAATTAAATGTTAATAAGTTATCAAAGGCAAACTgaatacaaaaaattaaaaacagtaATTGTTCTGATTATCAATAAATATATTGTTTAGGTGCACTGCCTATGACATTTAGGTTAACTAACGTATCCTTCCCACCAAACAAATATGGACAAGTGTCTGGCTAGGGCTAGTCCTTACCGCACTTTTCAATCAAGAAAAGTGGTCTAAATTTGTACAAATTCAAATATCAGTAATTTCAATTTAAATATCCAGCACAGACAATCTGTTAAAGACAGCCATTTTGGTTTCGCACTTCGAATTCCCTGTTTGGAATACAAAGAAATTCCGTTTTGTTCAAGTCGTATTCTTATATTCGCTCCTTCATAGTGCCATTTTTAGCTTAAAATCGACCTTATTCAATtccaaccaaaaaaaatcaaattcagttCTAAGAATCCCAACGTCTTTGTTCTGATACTTCCTTTCTAGATAAAACTGACAGTTCAAAAAAGAATTCCGGACTTTTGGTTCCAACTGTTCTTTCGCTATTTAGATAGTCTTCCTCTTCACGATATTATGATGCAAAAGAGAAACAATAATTCTCTGATTTGATTACTCCTGCCATTGTCAGTAAGAGAAACAATACCTGGGTCTCTgctgattttttcttttttaaaatttctttctgAGATTAACTGGAGAGCATGGAGAACAGTAATTCGGATTCTGCCGGGGAAGGGGACGGCACGGCGGCAGCCGTGGCGGAAGttaatttgtttgaaaaataCGAGCTGGGGAAGCTACTGGGTTGTGGGGCCTTCGCCAAGGTGTACCACGCTAGGAACGTGCGTACAGGGCAGAGCGTGGCGATCAAGGCCGTGAGCAAGAACAAGGTCATGAAAGGAGGGCTCGCGGCGCACATTAAGCGGGAGATTTCAATCATGCGCCTACTGCAACACCCTCATATCGTGCGCCTTTTCGAAGTCCTCGCCACGAAGACTAAGATCTACTTTGTCATGGAGTtcgctaaaggaggagagatcTTCGCGAAGATCGCGAAAGGCCGGTTCAGCGAAGATCTTAGCCGTCGATATTTCCAGCAGTTGATCGCAGCCGTTGGTTATTGCCATTCCAGAGGAGTCTTCCATCGCGATTTGAAGCCCGAGAATCTGCTCCTGGATGAGAATTGGGACTTGAAGGTCTCCGATTTCGGTCTCAGCGCCGTCAAGGAGCAGATCCGACCCGACGGACTGCTCCACACACTTTGCGGGACTCCTGCTTACGTGGCACCGGAGATTCTCGCGAAGAAAGGATACGACGGTGCGAAGGTGGACGTGTGGTCTTGCGGAGTCATCCTGTTCGTGCTCAATGCAGGTTATCTTCCGTTCAATGACCCGAACCTCATGGTTATGTACCGTAGGATCTACAAAGGCGATTTTCGGTGCCCTAAATGGACGTCTCCTGATCTAAAACGGCTGTTGTTTCGGCTACTGGATACGAATCCCGGGACGAGGATAACTGTTGATGAGATCATCCATGACCCCTGGTTCAAGAAAGGATACAAAGCAATCAAGTTTCAGACCGAGGATTTTGGATCCAAGGACCACGGAGAGGACGCCAGCTCCAAGAATCTAAAcgcatttgatttgatttcgtTCTCGTCCGGATTTGATTTGTCCGGTTTGTTCAGCGAGTTGTCCGATTCTCGAGTATCTGAAGAGCGGTTTGTGTCGGCTGAGACGCCGGAGAGGATTCTAGCGAGGGTGAAGGAAGTGTCGCAAGGGGAGAATGTGAAGGTGGTGATGAGGGACTGGGGAGCAAAGCTTGTGGGAGATAATGGTGATTTGGTTATCGTGGTAGAGATTCACAGGTTAACGGAGGAGCTGATGGTTGTGGAAgttaaaaagagagagaggaacgACGGAGTAAGCCAAGAAATTTGGAACAAGCTGCGATCCAAGCTCAGTGCACTAGTTTATCAACCAGAGGCGTCGGTCACGAGCAATTGACTTCGCTACTTCAttatttatctcttttttttttttgttacaggGATGTCATGCATTACTACTCTCGGATGATACATCAAATTTTACTGGAGAGAAGTGCCTCTGCGAATGCAAATTCGCCCAGAGGATTTGAGGTTGTTGCTAGGACTCTGTTGTTGAGCTGATGTTGTGGGGCGGGTTAAGTTCCAACTGCGATTATATTATCGATTATGTCAAATCCTTTAAGTGAATTTGCATTTGGAGCTGCACTTTTCTCTTTGATGAAATTGGATGTATCATCCAACAGTACAAATGCATCATATCCCCATAATCAAAAAAAGTAATATCGGGTTTTCTatcattgatttttttccccatttaTACAGTAAATTTTGTATGGCTTACGTCTTTTTTTGGCATATTATTTTGTAGACATGATCCCATACCCAGTCCAACAATGATAACAATGATGGTGATACTGCATATTAAGACACCATAATCTGGGTTTCTAGATGCAGAATTCCAAGTTGAGAGCTCAATCTAGACCCAACTTTTCGATTTGAATAATCTCCTAGGGCTAAATATCTATTGGAAAGTAAGTTTACATGAATCGATTAACGGTCCTTGACAACCCACCTCTCATCCATGGCCATACTACGAACTGCAGGCTTGATCCTGGGTTGGGCCTTGACATATAGCAAGAGAAAAAGTCACATGTAATTATGTATAGGCCTAAAACCTGTTGCCATCAAAAAGGGCCCaacccatttttttttcctcctggCCAGTGACATAAATTTATGGGCTTATATTAGTATTTGTGGGCTGGAATCACCGAAAGGAAAAGCAAAGCTCATGGCTGCGCACGATGACATAAACTGGACTGGACATTAAGTAGAGGCTGGATTGCGTTCTATCTCGAGCACAAATAGGCCCATGCCCATAAAActgaacaaaaataaattttcttatAAGGAGAAAAAGCAAAAATACAATCACTAAAGCCTAAAGGTAAAGGGCTACAAAACCCAGTTCAATAATAAATCGGTCAGACCGCATAAGGAATCCGGTTCAAGGGGTTGCTTATTAAATCTAAAATCTACCTTCCTTGCAAactcatattttttttctctgtcttTCTTAGATAATCTATCATCACATTTTATCCGCCGGTAAGAAGAAGGAACGGAACGAACAGACTTGAGCCGCTTCGACCCGAATCCAAATACGGACCCCAATCACCGCTACCTAATCGCGCTGCGTATTTTTCTTCGGGATAAAGCATATTAATCTGCTACCATTCCCTTAAATCTGTAAGTCTCGGAATTTCTCTGCCATTCGATTGAGAGAAGCAGCTTGCAGCAGCAATTCCAGAAttgtgttgttgttgttgttttttttttttttttttcattttttcattcatttatgGAGCTTCTATTGATCTAATAATCTATCGAGTTTCGAAACATTAATGCTGGATTAACtcttttgtttctattttttttagggttCTTGAGATTCGATTGTTGGCATTTGATTTGGTTAGagagttggaggaggaggaggaggaggaggaagaggctGTCGTCATTTTAGGGTTTTGCTGGGATTTCAATACGGGGAAAATAGGTGTGGGTTGAGAGGATAATGTGTATACTGTGTGTGATTCAAAAGTGGTCTCGCCCGGTTGCTACAATGCTGCCTTGGTTGGTTATACCTCTTATAGGACTGTGGGCTCTCTCCCAGCTTCTTCCACCTGCTTTTCGTTTTGAGATTACTTCGCCTAGGTTGGCttgtgtttttgtgcttttggttACTCTCTTTTGGTACGAGATTTTGATGCCCCAGCTATCAGCTTGGCGGGTGCGGAGGAATGCACGGCTCAGAGAGAGGAAGAGGTTCGAAGCTATCGAGTTACAGAAACTTAGGAAAACAGCCACACGGCGTTGTAGAAATTGCTTGACTCCCTATAGGGATCAGAATCCTGGTGGTGGTCGGTTTATGTGTTCTTATTGTGGGCATGTTTCAAAGAGACCTGTTTTGGATGTGTCTCTTCCACATAGTCTGGGAACTGTAAATACAGGTATTATTAAGGATCCGGTCGGAAAAGGTGGCAAAATACTTAATGGAAAATCATGGAATGATAATGGGTGGATGTGCAATCAGGATTGGCTAGAAAATGGGAATTGGATTGGAGGGTGTGTTGCAGGGAAATCAAGTTattggaggaatgatgggagtGTGATTTTCGGACGAGATGAGCTTTGCCTGGCTGAGAACTCTTATTCAGgtgttttactttttttgtGTAAG
The window above is part of the Tripterygium wilfordii isolate XIE 37 chromosome 3, ASM1340144v1, whole genome shotgun sequence genome. Proteins encoded here:
- the LOC119994825 gene encoding CBL-interacting serine/threonine-protein kinase 14-like gives rise to the protein MENSNSDSAGEGDGTAAAVAEVNLFEKYELGKLLGCGAFAKVYHARNVRTGQSVAIKAVSKNKVMKGGLAAHIKREISIMRLLQHPHIVRLFEVLATKTKIYFVMEFAKGGEIFAKIAKGRFSEDLSRRYFQQLIAAVGYCHSRGVFHRDLKPENLLLDENWDLKVSDFGLSAVKEQIRPDGLLHTLCGTPAYVAPEILAKKGYDGAKVDVWSCGVILFVLNAGYLPFNDPNLMVMYRRIYKGDFRCPKWTSPDLKRLLFRLLDTNPGTRITVDEIIHDPWFKKGYKAIKFQTEDFGSKDHGEDASSKNLNAFDLISFSSGFDLSGLFSELSDSRVSEERFVSAETPERILARVKEVSQGENVKVVMRDWGAKLVGDNGDLVIVVEIHRLTEELMVVEVKKRERNDGVSQEIWNKLRSKLSALVYQPEASVTSN